The Ananas comosus cultivar F153 linkage group 6, ASM154086v1, whole genome shotgun sequence genome segment ATCATCAAGAGCAGCGCGAGATATACGAGACTAGTGCTAATCTTCTTTGACGCGGTGAGAGAACTTTTAATATAGTGGGATAGCTAAAACAAAAGTGGATGAGATTATAAAGCTAGTAAGTCGGCAATTAATTGGcccttttttgtattttgtttcgAATTGGTGAAGGTTATGCTAGCACTATTGACGGCGGGGGCTTCAGCAGCGGCGGCCATAGTGTACCTTGCTCATAAGGGCAATGTCAGAGCCAACTGGTTAGCGATTTGCCAACAGTTCAACTCATTCTGCGAGCGAATCTCTGGGTCACTGATTGGTTCATTTGTTGCCGTCATCGTGCTGATACTCCTCATCTTCTTATCTTCGTCAGCCCTCGCAAGGCATTGATTGTTAGGAATTGAAAATGATCGCGCGCCCgtttgtgtttgtgtgtgtgagGATTAATGAGTGGTTTAGTGGTGCTTGTTGTGTGACTATCTCTCTATAAAATGTACGttcctttttctattttgttgaAATTGGATTATGCCTCTACGTTCAGCTGTTATTTTTTCCTTATGTCTTTGCTGCGGATGCTATTGTTTgtattctaaaatttgaaatgcaATGCCATCATGTTATGCATAAAAGCATTATAGCCTATATAGATTGAGTATTTATTTCTTCTAAATAATTAagtgaaataattattaattggCCTATTAGCTCAGTTGGTTAGAGCGTCGTGCTAATAACGCGAAGGTCGCAGGTTCGAGACCTGCATGGGccattaattattttgattccaTTTTAGTGATACTTAtcggatataaaatttaaacttgttgtttacttaaataaatttatagttaaatgGTGCTTTGAGATTTTATAGTTAAAAAGTCAGCAATTGATTTAAATCGAACAAACaaaaagattagataataaaacctaaattttatttaagtaatTTGATCACTCattgaataatataaaatttaaactaattgtttaattaaataaatttatagttaatcaaattgtataaaatatgccAACTAAATTCATAACCATAAATGAcatattcaaatttagaattttaaaaaagtaactAACTAATTTGAATCTAACAAATTAAATGATTGGACAgtgaaaatctaaattttaacatttatagCAGTAATAGTTGcgaatatattttatatattttttaacttacaTTAATCGCACAttacccaaaaaaattattctatcaAAAGCATTATATGTAGTGGATCGGACTTATACACTGACCGGCCCATTATCAGCCTCGTTGTAGCCCACGCTTCTATCTTTTTTTAACGGCTAGGATCTAATCAAAGCTTATCCTGATACGACTAGAGAAGTATCTAGATCTCTCGCGGGTCTCTATATACACATCGGAACAATCTCAAACCCTCTCCGGTGATCCATTTCCATCAGCAAAACCCCTCAAGCCATTCTTGTTACGCCTTGCAAACCCTACCTCACAGTTCACCGATCATCTCTGATCATCGTCCCCACGAGCACGCGCCATGGCGATCATCTCCGATCTCGAAGAGGAGCCCGCCCCGTCGCAGTCCCCTTCCTCCGCCGGCGACGAGGAGGTGCTCTACTCGATCCTCTCGAAGCAAGGCCCATGGCCTTTCGTGGAGACGGTGTTCGATCTCCTCCGCCGGAGATCCGATCTCTTCGAGGACGCCGACGCGGTGCCGCGGATCATGTCGATGGCCTCCGCCgcgaaggcgaaggcggaggagaagcggaggaaggagaaggaagaggaggctCGCAGGGCCGAGAAGGTGAAGGAGGCTGAGGCCGCGGCGGCGAAGAAGGTCGAGGAGAAGAAGGCGGAGCCGGAGCCCTCGAAGAAGCCCTCCGAGGGAgcggcgggggaggaggaggatggaAAAGGCGGGAGAAGTGagttctctatctctctctatttgcATTAGATGTTTGTAATACTTTAATTGAATCTCCTCTTCCTATTATCTTTGTTTTTTCGATGCtgattttagggttttgataCTTGTATGCAAAATTGAGATTAGAAACTATAATACTACCTCACTACTTTGGATGTGGAAACTGTAACATATCGTTGCTATGTGTGAAAATCTAAGAACAAAGGAAACAAAATCGAACTTTACTGTAGCACATTCCCATTATTAAGGGATCTATAGAAATATCACTATTGGCACGTGAGAAGCCGATATCGAAGATCAATAGGgaatggaagaagaagaggaaaagatgTGGTTAGTTATTTGGTAGCCATTGAGCGAAGCCATGTCTCGAACTATTAAATTGGATATTGGTTTCGATTTTGACCCTACGATAGCTGGGACTGAATATGCTTAAATAGCACCACCTGATAAGTAATCTAGCTCAAATTTATTGGCGTGAATTTCCATAGAAGAGTAGAAGGCCTTgtataaagtatataaaaattgcactgttgTTTTTGCAGTGCTAGTTACTTATAACTATTTACATATTtaagatagttttttttttttttgtcccccTCCCCTATATAAGACTTTAaggttttgtttatttattggCACTGTGATATCAAGGTTCATCTAATTGACATGGTGTCCTGCTTGTTATGTCCAAAATATGCAGTACCTCTtataatgaataaataaataaataatcacaTAATTGGTTCAATGTATACACCTTCCATCCATGTGGAAAGAGACAATTGAAAAGCAATTGAATTTGCTAGTTCATTTCATTGGGACAAAAGAAAGGCATACTGAATATAGGATCTTCAATGGTTCGATAAATCTCCGTTTCCGTAATACTGATTTACAGTACTTGATGGATGCTTAATTGAACATATGAGTTGCATATTGTATGCTTTCCATCTTGTTTTCAGTGTGCTTACGCTGTTCCTGAAGTTCTTGCAGCTGTTGAACCTTCTGAAGTTATATTTGTTTGAATGTTCTAAATATAGTATGCTCTGTGCGATGTGGATGTGATCTTTTTTATACTTACTTTTGTTTATATGGTGCTTCTGTTAATCATTTAGAGCCGAATTCTGGAAATGGTCTTGATTTGGAGAAATATTCCTGGACTCAGACTCTACATGAGGTTAATGTTAGCATCCCAGTTCCTAAGGGAACCAAATCGAGGCTTGTCACCTGTGAAATAAAGAAGAACCATCTTAAGGTTGGGCTGAAGGGGCAGCCTCCCATTCTCGATGTGAGTAGTGCGACGCCTTTCTCTATTCCTTTCTTACTCACTCTGGTTTAGAATATTGCTTCTTATCATCAGTTGGGATGAAAATGTTTTCTACATATGTGtgttaaattttgttttaaatcaCTTTCGCTTCTTGCAGGGGGAGCTATATCAGTCGGTGAGACCAGATGATTGTTTCTGGAGCATAGGTATTTGTATAACAGTACACATGATCTCATGCggggtgatttttttttatcctttattGATGATGATAAATGTTATTATTGCAGAGGATGAGAAGTCCATTTCTATACTACTGACGAAGCAAAATCAGATGGAATGGTGGAAATCTGTGGTAAAAGGTGAACCTGAAATTGATACTCAGAAAGTAGAACCAGAGAACAGCAAACTATCCGATTTGGATCCTGAAACACGACAAACTGTCGAGAAAATGATGGTGAGATCTTTTGTCTCTAATTTGTTTTTGtatgtatattttctttcatgtgCTCTTGTGAAACATCTTTCTTCTCTTGGATCTTACTCCCTTTTGTTGCTCTAAATTGCCCGTGCAGTTTGACCAGCGCCAGAAATCCATGGGTCTCCCAACGAGTGATGAGATGCAAAAGCAAGAAATCCTCAAGAAATTCATGGCTGAGGTGATTGTCTCTGCTTTTGTACAAAGCACCCGTTCTAGTTTTTACCTATTTAGCTCCCTCTCCCTGGTCATCTCTAACTTTCTCTCTTTGCAGCATCCTGAAATGGATTTTTCAAGGGCGAAAATAGCCTAGGGTCTCCGTATGATGTTAACGACTCTTGCTTGGAAGATGGAAGTTCACGGGAAGATGAAAGCTCACAGGTTATAAACATATGAGCAATCAGCAGTTTGGCAacatttcctttttcctttctctttttctctttttgtctgTCCCTTGTGTTCTCAGTTTTCTGGGAAAGGTAGGTTTTGTTGAATCGATGAACTAGCAAAATACTCATGTTGGGTTGTACTTTGTAAACTGAATTTTCAGGGCgtgttatttctttttctcatttgaaTCGATGATCTTTCCTTGATCAATTAGTCTCTGTTTTGGATTGTGAGTTTATTTTCGCCTTTTACTCAAAATGATTACTCGTAACACTCTAAACTTCAAGCGCTCCAAAAGCTGTTctttcttcatattatttattaaaggTGAGAAGTAGTTTGATGTTGTATCTTTCATGCCTCCTCGGCTTCGTTGTTATGGGAGTAGAGTTCACACTGTTGAAATCTGTTCTCAAATACGAATCTGCGTAGAGACTGCACAAACGTATCGTTATTGTTAACATTTGGGGTTGTGATTGTGCAACTTTCTTTTGAAGGAAGGATCGACTTTGCTGTTTGCCGTGTCCCTTCCGAACTTCACCAATAATCTCTGCAAGAACACTTCCCGTCCTTAAAATGGTGGAACCGGTTCCGATCCCTCACAATAATCTCGCGATCGAATACTCTCGATATAAGCTTGCTCGCCTCATGACAGTCTCTGCACACTCTCAAATTCTTCGTGATGCGAATTGTCTCACTAGACTTGGTATGCAACAGCCCAAATGCTATCGCAAGCTTCTCGCTATGGTAATACAGCGGATTCTCCTTCTCTTGCTCGCCGATATCATGCAGCACTCCTTCAGTGTCCGGAACATAACCCGCCAATCTTATCCTGTTCAACATCTCATCCACAGTCTCATATATCTCTCTAGCTTGAGGATGAGACATGCCGCCGCAAATGAACTCATTCACCTCGCCATTCATCTCAATCACCGACCGTCCAGCCTCCTTTCTCACCCTGCGGTCGTTCATTAATCTCCGCACCTCCGCCACATCCTCCCACCGACCAGCTTTTGCATATAGATTGGCCAACAAAACATATCTCCCGCTGTTCTTCGAATCCAACTCTATAACCGTTCTGCCGATCCTCTCTCCCATCTCCACATCCCCGTGAATCCTGCATGCTCCCAGGAGCGCTCCCAAAACGCCGGCATCTGGGCTCATCGGCATTTCGTCGATCACCTTTTTAGCGTCTTCTAACAGCCCGGCACGTCCAAGGAGATCGACCATGCATCCGTAATGCTCCATCTTGGGCTCGATGTTAGAGGCCTGAATCATATAATTGAAGTAGTATCGACCCTCACTAACCAAGCCGGAGTGCGCGCAGGCGCTGAGGACGTTCAACAGCGTGATACCGTCCGGCGTGGCCCCTTCTCTCTCCATCTGTTTAAAGAGCTCGATAGCATCCTCTCCTCTGCCGTGCACCGCGAAGCCTCCGATCATGCAATTCCAAGATGAAATCCCTCTCTTTTCCAACCCTTCGAAGACCTCGTACGCCTTCTCCACGCAACCGCATTTGCAGTACATGTCAATGACCGTGGTGGCCAATTTGGAGTCCAATTCGATCCCGTTTCGAGTAATATTCTCGTGAATCCACCGGCCCTGATCCAGCGCGCCCAGGCCGGTGCAAGCCGCGAGCATGCTCGCGGCCGCAAACTTGTCGAGCCTGAGACCTTCCCGGCGCATTCGATCGAACAGCTCGAACGCATCGGCGAACCGCCCCACCTGCACGTAGCCTGCGATCATGGCATTCCAGGAGACGGAGTTCCGTTCCGGCATTACGTCGAACATCTCGCGGGCTTCGTCGACGAGGCCCGATCTCGAGAGCCCGCTGATCATCGTCGTCCAGGTGACGACGTCGCGGCGTGGCGCGGTGGCGAAGACGCGGCGCGCGACGTCGGGGAGGGCGCAGGAGAGGTAGAAGCAGAGGAGGCTGTTTTGGGAGAAGGGGTCGGAGAAGAAGCCGAGCTTGAGGAGGAGGGAGTGGAGTTGGAGGGCGAAGGgcagggaggaggagggggagggggaggcggagggGGANGGTCGCGGCCGAAGCCGGATTTGACGACGTGGGTGTGGACCATCAGGCCGTGGCGGGGCTCGGAGAGGGCGGAGAGGAGAGGGGGGAAGGTGAAGCGGttggggaggagggagagggagagcatGCGGGAGAggagcgaggcggcggcggaggggggaaGGGCGCGGGCGCGGAGGAGGGTGTTGAAGAGGAAGGGGTCGGGGtcggggaggaggcggaggaggcggagggcgtaggggaggtcgccggaggggTGGAGCGCCAGGAACTTGAGGAGGCGCCCCGCGGCGTCGTTGTTGCCGCCGAGCCCCAGCCGGACCACCTGCGAGTGGTACTGCCGGAGCTCCGACATGGACGCGATGGAGtccaggcggcggcggagcgcgtGGCTGTTGTGGTTGAGATTGGAGATGGCGGAGGTGGGTTGGAGGAGGGCCATACCTGGTATGGTAGGGCGGGAAGAGATTAGATTACAAACGGTTACAGCCGATCAAACAGCACTGCTGTTATCTAGTCTGCTACCAATGGATTTGAACCACCTTTGCGTGCATTCAGAAGCTTAGAACTCGGTTAGCatgtttattaaataaaaaaaaaagaaaaaaaaaaaagaaaagagagaacgTACAGCCCATAGGCATGGTTACAAGCTTCACAattattgattaatttattttaaacaatttttaacATAGTATCTCACAGAATATTACCTTTCTTAAACAAGAAAACCaaccaaaataatattatacacTATACTATACTAACTCATCAGCAATATTTGTCCCAACATTTATCCCAACATTTGTCCACGTGTTTATGAGCGACTATACAACTAATATATGCGCTCCCAAAGCTCATTTCTCTGCTCGTGACCTGGCTCGGAGAAGAATTAGGTACATCAGAAGACAATACAGCAGAAGATAAACAAAGAACATACAAGACGACAAAACTGAGAATCACAATATAACAACACCAGGGAAACACTTCAACTTCGATGTATATATCCTCCCCAACAATAGGCTagcaaaaaatctgaaaaaagtAGCTTCATCCAACTTTAGCCACGGAAAATGCATTTCTCATCCATCAAATATCTTCACAGAATATACAAGCCACTCGCACCATCTAAGCGACGATACTGCACTTTATGATAATAAAATGTTCAAGTCATCTGAAGATGACATTTACTCAGATAAAAGGATCGCTACTGTACAAATATCTATACAACAAAGGGGGAACCTGTACATATATGATCTTTGACCTAAGTTGAGATGCATAGATCCACACTTCCAACAACTAAATAGACAGATTTCCTACACATCCTGCCTGCATACAGGGCATGACCCACGCCCAGCAAGCCATTTGTCCACGCAAGACAGATGAAAAGTATGAGAACACAGAGGCAACCTCCGCACAGTCTCCCCTGTCATGATATCCTACCAGAAAGACTATGTATTAGGTTCTCATAGAATTAAATTTAgccacaagagagagagagagagagagagagagagagagagagNATTAGGGCAGACTATAAATGCTCAATCTAAATAGAACACTAAAGCTCTACATAGAGGATAAGTTGAGcaagaaaaaagaatcaaacTTGTAATCTGTTTGTAACTATTAATGTTAATGTGTTTCAAGTTTGCTGTAATTGATAAAAACGAGATAACTTTAACATCTTGTATTAGTAGGGAGTACCTGCAAACAAATGGTGCAAGATATGTTCTCACCACAGGAATCCCTTTTCTCATCAGTGATTACATAGTGCGGTAACTTCTTCAGTGACTCGCTAGATAGCCCTTTGGATCCGATCTCACCAAAAATATCATATGTATCATCCTGCCCAAGGTCTGAGATGCTTACCTGTCAAATTTAAGCAGAGGCAACTTTTTAGGCAACAATTCAAATGGAGATTATATTCGGTAATCTGGTGTCACCTACATGACGTGACTActcagccattcattttgatATAGCCCTTTGAAGGTCTGTTGAAGATAGGAAGGCTATCATTTTATTTCCACTATTTGAAAGGTTACATTTTGATTGATGGTGATTGGACATTATTCTAAAAAGATGACAATTTATACATTCGAAAGAAACCCAAATTAGGAGATCATGTTGCAGACACATTTGCTATTATCGTTATACAATTTACAACTCCCACATCATGTTCATTGTTGTCTTCCTACCACATagaaaggtaaaaatatatgtaaaaatgaTTTTGTAGGCTAAGTATTGAAGAACACTAGAAGATTTcgattttttagtttataccaACAACTTTAACAGACCCATGAATAGGGTACTGAGAGTTAAAGCCTCCAACTGCCTTTGATGAAGTACAACTGTTGACAGGTAATACATTCTCATTCTCTCTTTCAATGGTGGCACTAAAAGATGCATCCAAACACGCATGAGTCAGGTCACTAAAGACAAGTGATCTGTATACGATTGCTTCTAACATATTATTGCTAGATGGCAACATTACAGCTCAAGGGCCAGCAAGTCATTATCATATTCATGTCCCATAACTCAACACCACAAGTTGAAGCCTCAAGGGACAGCAAGTCATAATGATATTCACATGTGTAATAACTCAGCACCATACCTCAATGGACAGCTAGTCATCATCATATCCATATGACTGACAGGTCAATTTTCTATGTGCTTTGATATTCTAGATAAGGCATATATTTTGAACTCATTCACCAATAGCTAGCAATTATAGTGTCAGAGTACAGTATTGAATCTCAAGAAGAACGAGTGAGCTCAAGACACAGAAGAATAATCGCAGCAATGCcaagtatttattatttaaacaaaCCTTTCTTTTCTTGGATCGCCTCGTGACAAAGTTCAGTCAGATACTAAAGGAGAAAGGCTCCACAGTTATATGGCCAACTCGAAAGAGACAATATAATTTAAGTTGATCATACCAGATTCATTTTAAACGAACAGATTATAAAAATGGATGCTATAAGAGACAAGCTGTAACAAGGGATGCAGGCAAAGGAGGAAACTGATAGATAACCAACCTGCCAGCGGTATGCCGTAAATACTGCCGGTGCAAATTGTTCTTGTACAAACCGACCATGAAGGAGCTCTTCTATAAAATCTGCCTGTGGAAGTGAAAAGGTTTATCATATCATATCTTCCAGGTGGCATTGTCACTTTTATAATGATGACGGCTTCcaaatttttagaaagaaaacaCTTCCAGCATTGGGCAAATGGTATATATGCTCGAATAGAAAGGGGAAAAATTGAAATCTCATAAATAAAAGTTCTGCAGAAAAACTGGGGTCGCAAGAGCATGCAGATTTTACCCCAAGATTATCCCAACGAAAGAAACAGCAAGATAACTTTATAGAGCTCACAAACCATGGAGGATGTATGCTGGGAGCCAGATCGTTCTGAGCACCAATAGGCACGGGAAGCTTCTAAAACCTCCATAGAAAGGACAGCTCCGGCGACCGCTCCTAAACCGGCACCACGAAAGACACCACTATCAGAGGCTCTGCCAGCCAAGGCACCAGTAACAGCTCCAGTGAAAGCTCCAGCTGCCATGCATGGCAACCCAAAAATGAGACCAAAAAATGAACAGATACTCACCTAATTACACCCTTTCCAATTTAAAGGGCTGTCCCACATTTTATCCAAAGAGGATGCCTAACATAATTACCGCACATAAACTCGTTTCTATGATGATTTTTCTAGTAACACATTGATAAAATCAGAGTATAACTCAATCAAATCATATATCTCGGGGAGAAAGTGTTTTGTTCGCAATGAATAGAGAAACAAACTTAATGCCGATAAACTTATGAAGAACCAAACTTAATGCTGATAAACTCATAAAATTATGTCGGTGAAGTTTACTAGGCAGTAAGGTATCATTCCCTAGCCCAAGATCACCGGATGAAGTGAGACTCATCTTATACTTTCGGGTGGCAAACTGGATCTGGATCTGATATTTACCCATAACGATCTAACAAGATCACCACGTAACACGATATCTATCTCATACTTCCGGCTAGCAAACATACTACTTCTGGCTGGCAAaccgactctgataccaacagTAAAACCCCAGAACTCCCACATCGGACTCTAATACTAATAActggcttaaacattttggccAGGCAATATGCGCCTAATGAATTATTATTTCTGGTGGGTTAGGTAGTTACAATTCTAACACAGGTAAAAACAAAActgggagaaaaaaagaagagaacgCTTTGATTACCTAGGGCGAAGAGACCCGTGAGAGCTCCGGAGATCGCCCCGGAGATCAACCTCGGAATGTACACGGCGACGCCTCTCCCTCCCAACCCGTCGCCCCCATccaccatcgccgccgccgccgccgccgccgtggtggCGCGCGGCCGGGCACAGGCAGTGCAGAGGCGCTGGGCGTCGTCACGGGAGCCTCCGCAGGAGCAGTGGGcccccaccaccacctccaTGCAAAGGGGAGGAGCAGAGCACGAAGAAGCCCTAAacgacggaggaggaggtggacgGAAGCCCAAAAACCCTAGACTTGACCTAGAATTGGAAATTGATTGCCATTTTGAGGAGGGAGGGGTCGAGTTCTCGATGCGATTTGGGGGGAGGGGTAGGGTTTGAAAcgagagggggaggagagggggaaGGCCCCGAAAGAGCCGAGGGTCTGGGGAGGTGGTGGGCCCTCTTTCATTTTGTGCGCATCGTCTCCGCGATCTTTTGTCGGTGCTGCTTCTCGGCACGAAATTAGGCTGCGGGGAGGATCTGGTTGGGGTCGGTTCGACTTGATTTGAGCTTGAAGTGCATCGGGCCCTAGCTCTCGGGTTCGTTGTCGAGTCCCTTGGTTTTCAACTTATCCGCAGGATAAAGTACATATTTCAGTTTCGTGTGAAATTTTGGATTCACTCGAGTTCTGTTATAGAGTTTTCCTGTGGTTGAATCTAACCCAGTAAGACGACAACTTTTATGCGCAACTACTGCAGCAACTCAATTTCGGATCCATCTTCAACCTCCTCCCATGCCACCCCCAATTGATCTCCTCTTTTCCCAACACTGACCAAACAAAAGGATCCATATAGACACTAGATGAAATTTAGTGGGCTAATGACaatagttgaaatttgaaattctgcTTGCTAAAGAACTAAAAGCTCAGGTATATGTATGCATTTAGACGTAAAACATAGAAACAAAAGCTATGTTTGTTGCCACATTGTCAAGCCCAGCTACAAGTTTATGACTAAATAGGAATCTTCGATCATCATGAAATCCAATAAGTGCACTAAGACTCAGAAACGATggggcaaaaaaaagaaaaaaaaaaaaatctaacctTTCACCTTGAAAatttcaaagcaaaaaccataCTTTGAAGCAGATGACATCAATCAGAAAGTTTTCACAGATCAAAACTACCATCATATGCCATAAGATGGTGATGAATAATGATCAAAGAATTGTCATCATCTCACCCCTATCTTCGTACACAAACATCATGCAAAGGACTGAAATGCCATGTGAAAAATGCCAATGAGAACAACCATAGAACCTTCACCCCTTGCCATCAAATTAAGTCTCAAATAATCCATCCTCCTACAAAAGACCCAAAACAATTGCCTTAGTGCATCCTATGGTCACGGAGGAGTAAACCAGGAAGGTGAAAACCACAATGTTTACAACACTGCTCAAACATTTGGGGAACATAACACTGCTCAAGGCCCACAATCACAATGAAAGAAGAATTCCATACATAGTATGATAGTTCAAGCTACGTTATTAAAAGCAGACATAGATTTCTGCAAGTTTCATCAGAGACTTGCGAGAACAAATTCAGTATGAAAGCAGACAACACATGAAAAACATAACAAGGAAACCCCCATCTTTATTTAGTAGCTAGGGTTGTGGGGGTATCAAACCACACCAACAGTGGAGACGGATCATTCATCATCATAGTTGtggtggcggcggtggtgaTGCTTCTGATGGCGGCTCTTCTTTTCCTCATCCAAATCATCACCCTGCCAGTAGCcccaaacaaaaattatttgtcAGTCGTCTATAACTCAGTTGGAAACAAAAACTGTTTATTCCTACTGATCTGGGAACGACAAATATACAGTCGAAAAGCAAAGAGATGCTTGTCAAAGAGGGAAAATGCAACATAAGAGTATTAACTAGTTAGTATTTGCATACAGATTTAAACAAAAGGATTCCTCAAGTATGATTCATGGTCCTT includes the following:
- the LOC109712060 gene encoding protein BOBBER 1 yields the protein MAIISDLEEEPAPSQSPSSAGDEEVLYSILSKQGPWPFVETVFDLLRRRSDLFEDADAVPRIMSMASAAKAKAEEKRRKEKEEEARRAEKVKEAEAAAAKKVEEKKAEPEPSKKPSEGAAGEEEDGKGGRKPNSGNGLDLEKYSWTQTLHEVNVSIPVPKGTKSRLVTCEIKKNHLKVGLKGQPPILDGELYQSVRPDDCFWSIEDEKSISILLTKQNQMEWWKSVVKGEPEIDTQKVEPENSKLSDLDPETRQTVEKMMFDQRQKSMGLPTSDEMQKQEILKKFMAEHPEMDFSRAKIA
- the LOC109712062 gene encoding putative pentatricopeptide repeat-containing protein At5g40405, with product MALLQPTSAISNLNHNSHALRRRLDSIASMSELRQYHSQVVRLGLGGNNDAAGRLLKFLALHPSGDLPYALRLLRLLPDPDPFLFNTLLRARALPPSAAASLLSRMLSLSLLPNRFTFPPLLPSASPSPSSSLPFALQLHSLLLKLGFFSDPFSQNSLLCFYLSCALPDVARRVFATAPRRDVVTWTTMISGLSRSGLVDEAREMFDVMPERNSVSWNAMIAGYVQVGRFADAFELFDRMRREGLRLDKFAAASMLAACTGLGALDQGRWIHENITRNGIELDSKLATTVIDMYCKCGCVEKAYEVFEGLEKRGISSWNCMIGGFAVHGRGEDAIELFKQMEREGATPDGITLLNVLSACAHSGLVSEGRYYFNYMIQASNIEPKMEHYGCMVDLLGRAGLLEDAKKVIDEMPMSPDAGVLGALLGACRIHGDVEMGERIGRTVIELDSKNSGRYVLLANLYAKAGRWEDVAEVRRLMNDRRVRKEAGRSVIEMNGEVNEFICGGMSHPQAREIYETVDEMLNRIRLAGYVPDTEGVLHDIGEQEKENPLYYHSEKLAIAFGLLHTKSSETIRITKNLRVCRDCHEASKLISRVFDREIIVRDRNRFHHFKDGKCSCRDYW
- the LOC109712061 gene encoding NEP1-interacting protein-like 2 isoform X1 encodes the protein MEVVVGAHCSCGGSRDDAQRLCTACARPRATTAAAAAAAMVDGGDGLGGRGVAVYIPRLISGAISGALTGLFALAGAFTGAVTGALAGRASDSGVFRGAGLGAVAGAVLSMEVLEASRAYWCSERSGSQHTSSMADFIEELLHGRFVQEQFAPAVFTAYRWQVSISDLGQDDTYDIFGEIGSKGLSSESLKKLPHYVITDEKRDSCGENISCTICLQDIMTGETVRRLPLCSHTFHLSCVDKWLAGRGSCPVCRQDV
- the LOC109712061 gene encoding NEP1-interacting protein-like 2 isoform X2 — its product is MEVVVGAHCSCGGSRDDAQRLCTACARPRATTAAAAAAAMVDGGDGLGGRGVAVYIPRLISGAISGALTGLFALAGAFTGAVTGALAGRASDSGVFRGAGLGAVAGAVLSMEVLEASRAYWCSERSGSQHTSSMADFIEELLHGRFVQEQFAPAVFTAYRWQVSISDLGQDDTYDIFGEIGSKGLSSESLKKLPHYVITDEKRDSCGENISCTICLQVLPTNTRC